In Pedobacter sp. WC2423, the following are encoded in one genomic region:
- the accC gene encoding acetyl-CoA carboxylase biotin carboxylase subunit, whose protein sequence is MKKILIANRGEIALRIMRSAKEMGILTVAVFSEADREALHVRYADEAVFIGPAPASESYLVGQKIIGACLLTGAEAIHPGYGFLSENAEFAGMVKDAGLILIGPSPEAMAIMGNKLTAKAAALKYQIPMVPGTEEAITDIEEAKRRAQEVGFPILIKAAAGGGGKGMRIVEEVAAFEEQMQLAVSEAKSAFGDGAVFIERYVSSPRHIEIQVLGDNYGNIVHLFERECSIQRRHQKVIEEAPSSVLSPEIRAEMGKCAVDVARSVNYTGAGTVEFILDENLDFFFLEMNTRLQVEHPVTELITGLDLVKEQIKIARGEKLSYSQEDLKISGHAIELRVYAEDPQHNFLPDIGVLKTYRTPKGNGVRVDDGFEQGMEIPVYYDPMIAKLITFGADRNEAIARMRRAISEYDITGIQTTLNFGKFVMEHEAFTSGNFDTHFVGKYFNPENKENTDEDDALIAAIVALKSLKQKNSSAVITSAEGTSSNWLKNRAKY, encoded by the coding sequence ATGAAGAAGATTTTAATTGCCAACAGGGGTGAGATCGCTTTGCGTATTATGCGCTCTGCAAAGGAAATGGGTATTTTAACAGTTGCTGTATTCTCAGAAGCTGATAGAGAAGCGCTGCATGTACGTTATGCAGATGAAGCAGTTTTTATAGGGCCGGCCCCGGCAAGTGAATCTTATTTAGTCGGGCAGAAGATCATTGGTGCTTGTTTGCTGACAGGTGCTGAGGCTATTCATCCTGGATATGGATTTTTATCAGAGAATGCTGAGTTTGCAGGAATGGTGAAGGATGCAGGTCTGATTTTAATTGGTCCCTCACCTGAAGCAATGGCTATTATGGGGAATAAATTGACTGCAAAAGCTGCTGCGCTGAAATATCAGATTCCTATGGTTCCCGGAACTGAAGAGGCCATTACAGATATTGAAGAGGCAAAACGCAGAGCGCAGGAAGTTGGTTTCCCAATCCTGATTAAAGCCGCCGCTGGTGGTGGTGGAAAAGGGATGCGGATTGTAGAGGAAGTCGCTGCTTTTGAAGAGCAGATGCAATTGGCAGTTAGTGAAGCGAAATCAGCATTTGGTGATGGTGCAGTATTTATAGAAAGATATGTATCCTCACCCAGACATATAGAAATCCAGGTGTTAGGTGATAATTATGGGAATATCGTCCACTTGTTTGAAAGGGAGTGTTCCATTCAGAGAAGGCATCAAAAGGTAATTGAAGAAGCACCTTCCAGTGTACTCAGTCCTGAAATCAGAGCAGAAATGGGTAAATGTGCTGTGGATGTAGCGAGATCCGTTAATTATACTGGCGCAGGTACGGTAGAGTTTATTCTGGATGAAAATCTTGATTTCTTTTTCCTGGAAATGAACACCCGTTTGCAAGTAGAACATCCGGTTACAGAACTGATCACAGGACTTGATCTGGTAAAAGAACAAATAAAAATAGCCAGGGGTGAAAAATTAAGCTATAGCCAGGAAGATTTGAAAATCAGTGGTCATGCGATAGAACTCAGGGTTTATGCGGAAGATCCTCAGCATAATTTTCTTCCTGATATCGGTGTCTTGAAAACTTACCGTACACCCAAAGGTAATGGGGTAAGGGTAGATGATGGATTTGAACAGGGGATGGAAATTCCTGTGTATTATGATCCTATGATCGCTAAGCTGATTACTTTTGGCGCAGACCGCAACGAAGCTATTGCGAGAATGCGCAGGGCGATTTCAGAATATGACATTACGGGCATTCAAACTACTTTGAACTTTGGTAAATTTGTGATGGAACATGAGGCGTTTACTTCGGGAAATTTTGATACCCATTTCGTTGGTAAATACTTCAATCCAGAAAACAAGGAAAATACAGACGAAGATGATGCCCTGATTGCAGCAATAGTCGCGTTGAAAAGCCTGAAGCAAAAAAATAGTTCTGCTGTGATCACATCAGCGGAAGGCACATCAAGTAACTGGCTTAAAAACCGGGCAAAATATTAA
- a CDS encoding fumarylacetoacetate hydrolase family protein, with the protein MKLVSYKTEDREHLGVFISGHIYNLNSCDKQIPNDMNEFLKDSEVLMERALAIDAKIKSGEIEPKEEAFYEVVAPVPHPSSCRDGYAFRQHVAAARRNRKVDMIAEFDQYPIFYFTNHNAIQGPGEIECMPDHFQKLDFELEVAVVIGKKGRNIKAAEADAYIAGYMIMNDMSARTLQMEEMLLNLGPAKGKDFSTVIGPWLVTPDELEPYKTAPKTGHTGNSYKLEMTCTVNGIQVSAGNTADMDWTFAEIIERCAYGVDILPGDVIGSGTVGTGCFLELNGTGLLNDPNFKPQWLQDGDVVEMEITGLGRLSNTIRKVDTDFSILALKK; encoded by the coding sequence ATGAAATTAGTATCCTACAAAACAGAAGACAGAGAACACCTTGGTGTTTTCATCAGCGGACATATCTATAACCTGAATTCATGCGATAAGCAGATTCCAAATGATATGAACGAGTTTTTAAAAGATTCCGAAGTACTGATGGAAAGGGCATTAGCGATTGATGCTAAAATTAAATCGGGTGAAATTGAACCTAAAGAAGAAGCTTTTTATGAAGTTGTAGCGCCAGTTCCGCATCCAAGCTCTTGCAGAGATGGTTATGCTTTCCGTCAGCACGTTGCTGCCGCACGCAGAAATCGCAAAGTAGACATGATTGCTGAATTTGATCAATATCCTATATTCTATTTTACCAATCATAATGCGATCCAGGGACCTGGAGAAATCGAATGTATGCCTGATCATTTCCAGAAACTGGATTTTGAACTGGAAGTAGCAGTCGTTATCGGTAAAAAAGGAAGAAATATTAAAGCTGCTGAAGCTGATGCTTATATCGCAGGTTATATGATTATGAATGACATGAGTGCCAGAACGTTGCAGATGGAAGAAATGCTGTTAAACTTAGGCCCTGCAAAAGGAAAAGACTTTTCTACAGTAATTGGCCCGTGGTTAGTGACGCCGGATGAACTGGAACCCTATAAAACTGCCCCTAAAACAGGTCATACTGGAAACAGTTATAAGCTGGAAATGACTTGTACAGTAAATGGAATCCAGGTTTCTGCTGGAAATACTGCTGATATGGACTGGACATTTGCTGAGATTATTGAGCGCTGTGCTTATGGTGTGGATATTTTGCCAGGTGATGTAATCGGTTCAGGTACGGTAGGTACAGGTTGCTTCCTGGAATTGAATGGTACGGGTTTGTTAAACGATCCAAACTTTAAACCACAATGGTTACAGGATGGTGATGTAGTAGAGATGGAAATTACCGGTCTTGGCCGTTTAAGCAATACGATCCGCAAAGTGGATACTGATTTTTCCATTCTAGCCCTTAAAAAATAA
- a CDS encoding porin family protein, translated as MKKIVLFSLFICFSAVAFGQILPSFQFGVKGGANLSKLSSHNTFSSDNSAGYYAGVWARIGAAGIHFQPELYLSGKNTTMTSNEAGSAGQENKVKFTSLDVPLLIGTKIGAVGVGVRLNTGPVVSFILDDKQSFGAATSNIFSGDFKKQAVAWQFGAGLDIGKIGVDLRYEAGITKLGKQNYDGQRLNLFTLGLALKLF; from the coding sequence ATGAAAAAAATTGTTCTATTCTCATTGTTTATCTGCTTTAGCGCAGTAGCTTTTGGCCAGATACTGCCATCTTTTCAATTTGGTGTTAAAGGAGGAGCCAATCTTTCTAAATTAAGTAGCCATAATACATTCAGCAGCGATAACTCAGCAGGTTATTATGCAGGTGTGTGGGCAAGAATCGGGGCAGCAGGGATACATTTTCAACCAGAGCTTTATTTGTCAGGCAAAAACACGACAATGACGAGCAATGAAGCTGGAAGTGCTGGTCAGGAAAACAAAGTTAAATTTACAAGTCTTGATGTACCTTTATTGATTGGTACTAAAATCGGTGCTGTTGGTGTTGGAGTGCGTTTAAATACAGGTCCTGTAGTTTCATTTATTTTGGATGATAAACAATCTTTTGGTGCTGCTACAAGTAATATCTTTAGTGGTGACTTCAAAAAACAAGCTGTTGCATGGCAGTTTGGTGCTGGTTTAGACATCGGTAAAATAGGTGTAGACCTTCGATATGAAGCTGGTATTACCAAATTAGGAAAACAAAACTATGATGGCCAGAGATTAAACTTATTTACTTTAGGATTGGCACTTAAACTTTTTTAA
- a CDS encoding homogentisate 1,2-dioxygenase has translation MPIYHTLGTIPPKRHTVFRKPDGELYAEELVSTEGFSSLYSLVYHCHPPTIVKSLGEPYSVEPKIAREKHLKHTSLIGFNVAPEDDYLKSRKPVLVNSDLHISLAAPRKSMTDYFYKNSQADEVIFIHQGTGTLKTGFGKIRFAYGDYLVVPRGTIYQLEFDDEKNRLFIVESFSPIRSPKRYRNEYGQLMEHSPYCERDIRRPADLETIDEFGDFKVLIKKQGLMYPYTYGTHPFDFVGWDGFHYPWAFSIHDFEPITGRLHQPPPVHQTFEGHNFVICSFVPRKFDYHPLSIPAPYNHSNVDSDEVLYYVDGDFMSRKSVVKGQITLHPGGIPHGPHPGTVEKSIGKESTEELAVMIDPFRPLMLTEDALAIEDPDYHKSWQINVE, from the coding sequence ATGCCTATTTATCATACCTTAGGAACCATTCCACCTAAAAGACACACTGTTTTCAGAAAACCAGACGGTGAACTTTATGCAGAGGAACTGGTATCCACTGAAGGATTTTCGAGCTTATATTCGCTTGTCTATCACTGTCATCCGCCAACGATCGTTAAGTCGCTCGGAGAACCTTATTCTGTAGAACCTAAAATTGCCAGGGAGAAACATCTGAAACACACTTCTCTGATCGGTTTTAACGTAGCTCCGGAAGACGATTATCTGAAAAGCAGAAAACCAGTACTGGTTAACAGCGACCTGCACATTTCTCTCGCTGCGCCAAGGAAATCCATGACTGATTATTTCTATAAAAACAGTCAGGCCGATGAGGTTATTTTCATCCACCAGGGAACAGGGACCTTAAAAACAGGCTTTGGAAAGATTCGTTTTGCTTATGGGGATTACCTGGTTGTTCCACGCGGTACAATCTACCAGCTGGAATTTGATGACGAAAAGAACCGTTTGTTCATCGTGGAAAGCTTCAGCCCGATAAGGTCTCCAAAACGTTACAGAAATGAATATGGTCAGCTGATGGAACATTCTCCTTATTGTGAGCGTGATATCAGAAGACCAGCAGATTTGGAAACGATTGATGAATTTGGTGACTTTAAAGTGCTGATTAAAAAACAAGGACTAATGTACCCTTATACTTATGGGACACATCCTTTTGATTTTGTAGGCTGGGATGGCTTCCATTACCCATGGGCTTTCTCAATTCATGATTTCGAGCCAATTACAGGCCGTCTTCATCAGCCGCCACCTGTGCATCAGACATTTGAAGGTCACAATTTCGTCATCTGTTCTTTTGTACCGCGCAAATTTGATTACCATCCTTTATCTATTCCTGCCCCTTATAACCACAGTAATGTAGACAGTGATGAGGTGTTATATTATGTAGATGGTGACTTTATGAGCAGAAAAAGTGTAGTTAAAGGACAGATCACACTCCATCCGGGAGGCATTCCTCACGGGCCGCACCCCGGTACAGTGGAAAAATCAATTGGTAAAGAAAGTACAGAAGAACTTGCCGTGATGATTGATCCTTTCCGCCCTTTAATGCTTACAGAAGATGCATTAGCGATTGAAGATCCAGACTATCATAAGAGCTGGCAAATCAATGTAGAATAA
- the hppD gene encoding 4-hydroxyphenylpyruvate dioxygenase, whose translation MQTLVVEKDTEVRDFLPLNGTDHLELYVGNAKQSAHFYKTAFGFETVAYAGPETGLRDRASYVLQQGKIRLVLTTPMGSEGVIAEHIKTHGDGVKILALWVDDAYKSYEETIKRGAVSYQEPQTLTDEFGEVRTAGIYTYGETVHLFVERKNYKGAFMPGYVAVEGGYQPGSTGLLYIDHCVGNVGWNRMNEAVKWYEDVMGFRNILSFDDKQINTEYSALMSKVMSNKNGYVKFPINEPAEGKKKSQIEEYLEFYNGEGVQHIAVATHDVIQTVREMKARGVEFLSPPPKAYYDTLLERVGKIDEDIAPLQELGILVDHDEEGYLLQIFTKPVQDRPTLFFEIIQRKGAQSFGAGNFKALFESLEREQELRGNL comes from the coding sequence ATGCAAACACTAGTTGTAGAAAAAGACACAGAAGTGCGTGATTTCCTGCCGCTTAATGGCACAGACCATCTGGAGCTTTATGTAGGTAATGCAAAACAATCTGCACACTTTTACAAAACAGCCTTTGGGTTCGAAACTGTAGCGTATGCAGGCCCGGAAACCGGCCTGAGAGATAGAGCTTCCTATGTATTACAACAAGGAAAAATAAGATTGGTACTGACTACGCCAATGGGTTCTGAAGGCGTAATTGCAGAACACATTAAAACACATGGTGACGGGGTAAAGATCCTTGCATTATGGGTAGATGACGCTTATAAGTCGTACGAAGAGACCATTAAACGCGGTGCAGTTTCTTACCAGGAACCACAAACTTTAACAGATGAATTTGGTGAGGTCCGTACTGCAGGTATTTATACTTATGGTGAAACTGTCCATTTATTTGTAGAACGCAAAAACTATAAAGGTGCATTTATGCCTGGTTATGTTGCTGTAGAAGGTGGTTATCAACCAGGAAGCACAGGTCTTTTATACATTGACCACTGTGTTGGAAATGTAGGCTGGAACAGAATGAATGAGGCTGTGAAATGGTATGAAGATGTAATGGGCTTCAGAAATATCCTTTCATTTGATGATAAACAGATCAACACAGAATACTCTGCTTTAATGAGTAAAGTGATGAGCAACAAAAATGGCTATGTAAAATTCCCGATCAATGAGCCTGCTGAAGGGAAAAAGAAATCACAGATTGAGGAGTACCTGGAGTTTTATAATGGTGAAGGCGTACAGCATATTGCCGTAGCTACCCATGATGTTATTCAAACTGTAAGAGAGATGAAAGCACGTGGAGTAGAGTTTTTGAGTCCACCGCCAAAGGCTTATTATGACACTTTACTGGAACGCGTTGGTAAAATCGATGAAGATATTGCGCCTTTACAAGAATTAGGAATCCTGGTTGATCATGATGAAGAGGGTTATTTACTTCAGATTTTTACTAAACCTGTTCAGGATCGCCCGACTTTATTTTTTGAAATTATTCAGAGAAAAGGTGCTCAATCTTTTGGTGCAGGAAATTTTAAGGCCTTGTTTGAATCCCTGGAACGTGAGCAGGAACTGAGAGGTAACCTTTAA
- a CDS encoding N-acetylglucosamine kinase, with protein sequence MIVIADGGSTKTNWCLINEAGRKIHFNTEGYNPYFSRTDYIVESLKKSLPDHLEADKLTEVYYYGAGCSTDANKKIVADAMGQVFPNAIIFIGHDLLASCRALLGDEPGFAAILGTGTNSCLYDGSDISLNIDSLGYFLGDEGSGCYIGKRILGDYMKGYMPKGLRESFYDNFALTNEDIFDHIYNKPLPNRFCAGFSKFLYDFKDNYEDYAFSTVEYAFTAFFENLVIHYPNYKEYSLNCVGSVGYSFRDILSIVADRYEMGVGKIIRSPIDDLVDYHMQPARSLK encoded by the coding sequence ATGATAGTTATTGCAGATGGTGGTTCAACCAAAACCAATTGGTGCTTAATTAATGAAGCTGGTAGAAAAATTCATTTTAATACCGAAGGTTACAATCCGTATTTTTCCCGTACAGATTATATCGTTGAATCTTTAAAAAAATCTTTACCAGATCATTTAGAGGCAGATAAGCTAACAGAAGTATATTATTACGGCGCAGGTTGTTCAACTGACGCGAATAAAAAAATTGTAGCGGATGCTATGGGACAGGTTTTCCCTAATGCAATTATCTTTATTGGACATGATTTACTGGCTTCTTGCAGAGCATTACTAGGTGATGAACCAGGTTTTGCCGCAATTTTAGGTACAGGTACAAACTCATGTCTTTATGACGGAAGTGATATCTCTTTAAACATTGATTCTCTGGGATATTTCCTGGGAGATGAAGGTAGCGGTTGCTATATCGGTAAACGTATCCTTGGGGATTACATGAAAGGTTACATGCCTAAAGGCTTGAGAGAAAGTTTTTATGACAACTTCGCTTTGACGAACGAAGATATCTTTGATCATATTTACAACAAACCTCTTCCAAATCGTTTTTGTGCAGGATTTAGTAAATTCCTATATGATTTCAAAGATAACTACGAGGATTATGCATTCTCTACAGTTGAATATGCTTTTACAGCATTCTTTGAAAACCTGGTTATCCATTACCCGAATTATAAAGAATACAGCCTGAACTGTGTAGGTTCTGTAGGTTATAGTTTCAGAGATATTTTAAGTATTGTTGCAGACAGATATGAAATGGGCGTAGGAAAAATTATCCGTTCCCCTATAGATGATCTTGTTGATTACCATATGCAACCAGCCAGAAGTCTGAAATAG
- a CDS encoding riboflavin synthase: protein MFTGIIETLGTVKEITAEGTNLHFIIESALSNELKIDQSVSHNGVCLTVVALNETSHTVTAIQETLEKSNLQHLSEGMKVNLERCMQMNGRLDGHIVQGHVDQTAVCVLREELDGSWEYRFKYDSSKGNVTVEKGSVCINGISLTVVNSATDEFSVFIIPYTFEHTNLQEVNAGDTVNLEFDIIGKYVARLLHK from the coding sequence ATGTTTACAGGAATTATTGAAACACTAGGTACAGTAAAAGAGATTACAGCAGAAGGAACAAACCTTCATTTTATAATCGAATCTGCATTGAGTAATGAATTGAAAATTGACCAGAGTGTATCTCATAACGGCGTATGTTTAACTGTTGTGGCATTGAATGAGACAAGCCATACCGTTACGGCTATTCAGGAGACGCTGGAGAAAAGTAACCTGCAACACCTGAGTGAGGGGATGAAAGTGAATCTGGAGCGTTGTATGCAGATGAACGGACGTCTGGACGGGCATATTGTACAAGGGCATGTTGACCAGACTGCGGTATGTGTATTGAGGGAAGAACTGGATGGCAGCTGGGAATACCGTTTTAAATATGATAGCAGCAAAGGCAATGTAACTGTAGAAAAGGGATCTGTTTGTATTAACGGAATCAGCTTGACAGTGGTTAATTCTGCTACTGATGAATTTTCTGTATTTATCATTCCTTATACTTTTGAACATACCAATTTACAAGAGGTGAACGCAGGGGATACGGTGAACCTTGAGTTTGATATTATTGGTAAATATGTAGCAAGGTTACTTCATAAATAG
- a CDS encoding low specificity L-threonine aldolase, whose protein sequence is MQNKIDFRSDTVTIPTPEMIAAMMTAKVGDDVYGEDETVAALESKLSVLFNMEAGLFCPSGTMTNQIAIKCFTQPMDEVICDQTAHVYRYEGGGIAFHSGASVRLLNGPRGILSPELIGPEINEDNIHYPNSSLVVLENTVNKGGGACYTLEQIAPIAELCKSRGLKLHLDGARIFNALVKTGDAAADYGQYFDGISICLSKGLGAPVGSVLLGTKETIHKAKKIRKAFGGGMRQAGFLAAAGIYALDHQVTRLAEDHLHAQLLADALGTADFVAAVMPVETNIVIFKIAESYTTASVLDSLTKSGILCGATGPDTLRFVTHLNTDANQIAQAVQLIKELKPVKKS, encoded by the coding sequence ATGCAAAATAAAATAGATTTTAGAAGTGATACGGTAACTATACCCACACCAGAAATGATCGCTGCGATGATGACGGCAAAGGTTGGTGATGATGTGTATGGAGAAGATGAGACCGTAGCTGCACTTGAAAGTAAACTATCGGTGCTTTTTAATATGGAAGCCGGACTTTTTTGTCCTTCGGGAACTATGACCAACCAAATTGCAATTAAATGTTTTACTCAGCCTATGGATGAAGTGATTTGCGATCAGACTGCTCATGTTTACCGGTATGAAGGCGGTGGTATTGCTTTTCATTCGGGAGCGTCAGTCAGGTTACTGAATGGCCCAAGAGGAATTTTAAGCCCCGAACTCATAGGCCCGGAAATTAATGAGGATAATATCCATTATCCGAATTCAAGTTTAGTCGTTCTGGAAAATACCGTGAATAAAGGGGGAGGGGCCTGCTATACACTGGAACAGATTGCGCCAATTGCGGAATTATGTAAAAGCAGAGGATTGAAACTTCATTTGGATGGGGCAAGGATCTTTAATGCACTGGTTAAAACCGGGGATGCTGCGGCAGATTACGGGCAGTATTTTGATGGAATTTCTATCTGTCTTTCTAAAGGACTGGGGGCACCGGTAGGCTCTGTATTGTTAGGTACTAAGGAGACTATTCACAAGGCAAAGAAGATCCGTAAAGCGTTTGGCGGTGGAATGCGACAGGCAGGTTTTCTTGCTGCTGCGGGCATTTACGCTTTGGATCACCAGGTTACAAGGCTTGCTGAAGATCATCTGCATGCACAGTTACTGGCTGATGCTTTGGGCACTGCTGATTTTGTAGCGGCTGTAATGCCCGTTGAAACAAATATTGTAATTTTTAAAATAGCTGAAAGCTATACAACAGCAAGTGTATTGGATAGTCTGACAAAAAGCGGGATTTTATGCGGTGCTACAGGCCCCGATACCTTAAGGTTTGTGACGCATCTGAATACAGATGCCAATCAGATTGCGCAGGCTGTCCAGCTGATCAAGGAACTGAAACCAGTGAAAAAATCCTAA
- a CDS encoding YihY/virulence factor BrkB family protein: protein MFNITIQRIHIFTVHFRRAFKLFQKNDPLRLAGATAFFANFALPPILLILIRLFGFFIDRKTMANRIFERLGTILDDSSTQQIRQTLRNIRGMDHQWYATLLSFVFFLFVATTLFAVIKNSMDQIWSIGMKEHTSFMFKLKIRARSMVIILLAGLLFFIGLLTDSVQAFIGVYINTASPTFGRVFLMLLNQLLFVAIVTTWFSVLFRFLTSGRPTWKSSIRGGILTGILFTLGKYILRIALPMSNIGNIYGASGSIVLIMLFVFYSSFIFYFGACFVKVLSDAKETPIRPIKGAFNYEIKEILKPS from the coding sequence ATGTTTAATATCACTATCCAGAGAATTCATATTTTTACAGTGCATTTCCGGAGAGCATTTAAACTCTTTCAAAAGAATGATCCGTTAAGACTGGCCGGCGCAACAGCCTTTTTCGCAAATTTCGCCTTACCGCCCATATTATTGATCCTGATCAGGTTATTTGGTTTTTTCATAGACCGCAAGACCATGGCAAACCGGATCTTTGAACGTCTGGGAACCATACTTGATGACAGCAGTACCCAACAAATCAGACAAACATTAAGAAATATAAGGGGAATGGATCATCAATGGTATGCTACATTACTGAGTTTTGTATTCTTTCTTTTTGTAGCGACCACACTTTTTGCAGTCATTAAGAATTCCATGGATCAGATCTGGTCTATTGGCATGAAAGAACATACGAGTTTTATGTTTAAGCTAAAAATAAGAGCAAGATCTATGGTTATTATCCTGCTGGCAGGCTTATTATTCTTTATAGGCTTACTAACAGATAGTGTACAGGCTTTTATAGGTGTTTATATCAATACTGCCTCTCCTACTTTTGGAAGGGTATTTCTAATGCTCTTAAACCAATTGCTGTTTGTTGCGATTGTAACAACGTGGTTCAGTGTTTTATTTCGCTTTCTGACCAGCGGCAGGCCTACATGGAAATCTTCGATCAGAGGTGGCATTCTGACTGGAATCCTTTTCACACTTGGGAAATATATTCTACGTATCGCATTACCAATGAGCAACATAGGCAATATATACGGAGCATCTGGTTCCATTGTGCTGATTATGCTTTTTGTATTTTATTCTTCCTTTATCTTTTATTTCGGAGCTTGTTTTGTGAAAGTGCTGAGTGATGCCAAAGAAACTCCTATACGCCCCATTAAAGGAGCATTTAATTATGAAATCAAAGAAATTCTAAAGCCATCTTAA
- a CDS encoding histidine kinase N-terminal 7TM domain-containing protein, with translation MDLDFNLYALSLIISGIITFLLSGYILSNEKGTVRWVGYLMLSNSVWSLGYGFELASKTLEHMKMFINVEYVGIVAVPFYWFLFCLDLAGKEKWLKKPGNQFLITAVPVVYIILVWTNNLHHLNYKKASIDYSGSFPMLKIVPGIAFYFFVCYFYTLLIVGNYFLVKKFRRSDRVYKKQNRVILTAAMLPWIANFSYLIGLRPIPNLDITPFAFQVSTFLIFIAIYRFKLLDVLPVAREKVLELMGDGFMVLDHRNRIIDYNSAFKKYISVYHPNKIIGKDINELLQYQPELLDLLNQQESGKVELMVHTANGVFDLEADVCFLNENKLNRNATIIKLQDLTNARQEALKSQRQAEELQKLNQLKDRIFSIMAHDLRGPLLNLAEVLKMTSDDTISAEEFKELSPTLTKDISYTTDLLENILHWSRSQLKGYGINQEIFDLKKLINSEVSYHLKAASVKKIEIVQQLTDDLVAYADLLMMQIVIRNLIINAIKFCHENCRINIMASYINAEYIGLQIQDNGVGIALENIQKIFNGENFSSRGTQNEKGTGIGLMVCWDFMERNEGSITIESELGKGTLFKLQIPRRSA, from the coding sequence ATGGATTTAGATTTTAACCTTTATGCATTAAGCCTGATCATTTCTGGCATTATTACGTTTCTCCTTTCCGGATACATCTTAAGCAATGAAAAAGGAACAGTCCGTTGGGTAGGTTACCTGATGTTGTCTAATTCGGTCTGGTCTCTGGGCTATGGCTTTGAACTGGCCAGCAAGACATTAGAGCATATGAAAATGTTCATTAATGTTGAATACGTGGGTATTGTGGCTGTTCCATTTTACTGGTTTTTATTCTGTTTAGATCTGGCAGGAAAGGAAAAATGGTTAAAAAAACCAGGTAATCAGTTTCTGATTACTGCTGTCCCTGTTGTGTATATCATTTTGGTATGGACTAATAATTTGCATCACCTGAATTATAAGAAGGCCAGTATTGATTACAGCGGGAGCTTTCCTATGCTCAAAATCGTTCCTGGAATTGCCTTTTATTTTTTCGTCTGTTACTTTTATACCTTACTGATTGTTGGAAACTATTTTCTGGTTAAAAAATTCAGGCGTTCTGACCGGGTCTATAAAAAACAAAACAGGGTTATCCTGACCGCAGCAATGCTTCCATGGATAGCGAATTTCTCTTATTTAATCGGCTTAAGGCCAATTCCAAATCTGGACATCACTCCTTTTGCTTTTCAGGTTTCTACTTTTCTGATTTTTATAGCAATTTACAGGTTTAAACTATTGGATGTACTGCCTGTTGCCAGGGAAAAAGTCCTGGAACTGATGGGAGACGGATTCATGGTGCTGGATCACCGCAACCGGATTATCGATTATAATTCAGCATTTAAAAAATATATCAGTGTCTATCATCCAAATAAAATCATCGGTAAAGACATTAATGAATTGCTGCAATATCAGCCGGAACTGCTGGATCTGCTTAATCAACAAGAGTCCGGGAAAGTAGAATTAATGGTACATACGGCGAATGGAGTATTTGACCTGGAAGCAGATGTCTGTTTTTTGAATGAAAATAAGCTGAACAGAAATGCAACGATAATCAAACTTCAGGATTTAACAAATGCCCGGCAGGAAGCCTTAAAATCTCAGCGTCAGGCAGAAGAACTTCAAAAACTAAATCAGTTAAAAGACCGGATATTTTCTATTATGGCACATGACCTCAGAGGGCCATTGCTAAACCTGGCAGAAGTCTTAAAAATGACCTCTGACGATACCATCAGTGCAGAAGAATTTAAAGAACTTTCTCCGACACTGACTAAAGACATTTCTTATACTACTGATCTATTAGAAAACATCCTGCACTGGTCAAGAAGCCAGTTGAAAGGATACGGGATTAACCAGGAAATTTTTGACCTGAAAAAGCTGATCAATTCAGAAGTTAGTTATCATCTTAAAGCCGCTTCAGTAAAAAAGATAGAAATTGTTCAGCAATTAACAGATGATCTGGTTGCTTATGCCGATTTGCTGATGATGCAGATTGTGATTCGTAACCTGATTATTAATGCGATCAAGTTCTGCCACGAAAACTGCCGGATTAACATTATGGCTTCTTATATTAATGCAGAATATATAGGCTTGCAAATTCAGGACAACGGCGTTGGTATTGCACTCGAGAACATTCAGAAGATTTTCAATGGAGAGAATTTTTCCAGCCGGGGTACACAAAATGAAAAAGGCACCGGAATCGGTTTAATGGTTTGCTGGGATTTTATGGAGCGGAATGAAGGAAGTATTACTATTGAGAGCGAATTAGGTAAAGGAACTCTATTCAAACTGCAAATCCCAAGACGTTCTGCATAA